One region of Eremothecium gossypii ATCC 10895 chromosome II, complete sequence genomic DNA includes:
- a CDS encoding ABL010Wp (NOHBY202; No homolog in Saccharomyces cerevisiae; Syntenic homolog of Kluyveromyces lactis KLLA0B13123g): MARGLLTSDGCTRSAAQGRHPCSFLPNEVSRPITRPLPLSANSHDSDTMPDTAKDEVPDRVLFQRGGRTLEVHGARFMRPHTVVKPWEQKSHAPAEDASSSLLQAGGHRPAPAGAAGHATDSEKEASGRAGRKDTSEGQGGDVSPRAARSQPRGGSAEH, translated from the coding sequence ATGGCACGTGGTCTGCTGACGTCAGATGGCTGCACACGCTCCGCTGCCCAAGGACGGCATCCCTGTTCCTTCCTTCCTAATGAAGTCTCACGCCCGATAACACGTCCGCTACCACTCTCCGCTAATTCGCACGACTCCGACACCATGCCAGACACTGCCAAGGACGAGGTGCCTGACAGAGTGCTGTTCCAGAGGGGCGGCAGAACGCTCGAGGTGCACGGCGCGCGCTTCATGCGTCCGCACACCGTCGTCAAGCCCTGGGAACAGAAAAGCCACGCGCCCGCAGAGGACGCGAGCTCCAGTCTGCTGCAGGCTGGAGGACACAGGCCTGCGCCGGCCGGCGCTGCAGGCCACGCGACGGACAGCGAGAAGGAAGCGAGCGGCCGCGCGGGCCGCAAGGACACGAGCGAGGGGCAGGGGGGCGACGTCTCGCCacgcgccgcgcgcagtCAGCCGCGCGGGGGCTCGGCGGAGCACTAG
- the DCR2 gene encoding phosphoprotein phosphatase (Syntenic homolog of Saccharomyces cerevisiae YLR361C (DCR2)), which produces MAAYLPRKVIRNAVLLVNVVFLLLLCYLLFWLGSDVLQREQHGGGAKITRKPVMPPELAPELAPIAEESLVVNLGKLHCFHLWGLPEACWAFQRVFRRTAFDMVAQRTWVPKNLIVSRAASRFGRSEYLYYDWITVGQLAEMSQEGLPPGSRGIVDISARKLENSVSVGRLYVATEPWDLAQVGRGRYVSAVTALFGEDCVEPRINWRRDDTPYRNNGGMPVYVDVARAQVNSVQEKPRLRVDPDGKFKVVQLADLHLVPGKGECRDEFPPTENCEADVKTMKFVNDVLDIERPDMVVYTGDQITGDLCDNDAETPLLKAFAPAIQRRIPFAVIWGNHDDAGSLNRLQLSQYVEALPFSLFKIGPRDTMDRSFGMGNYVHQVLGENGHPEITFYFVDTHSYAPNPRGRRVYDWVKEEQWQYFEDCHAKLEHTELSLAFLHIPLPEYLDVKSKKDPQKYNQFLGTFREGVTAPRHNSGGAERLARLGVSAVTAGHDHCNDYCLQTDFRDIDPKIWMCYGGAAGEGGYGGYGGTERRIRIFEIDTREKRIETWKRLNSSPNDKFDAHLIYP; this is translated from the coding sequence ATGGCGGCCTACTTACCGCGGAAGGTGATACGGAATGCCGTTCTGCTCGTGAATGTTGTATTCCTACTGCTTTTGTGCTACCTTCTATTCTGGCTGGGGTCGGACGTGCTGCAGCGAGAACAGCACGGAGGGGGGGCAAAGATAACACGCAAACCGGTGATGCCGCcggagctggcgccggAGCTGGCGCCCATCGCGGAGGAGTCGCTGGTGGTGAATCTGGGCAAGCTGCACTGCTTCCATCTGTGGGGGCTGCCGGAAGCGTGCTGGGCTTTTCAGCGCGTGTTCAGGCGGACGGCATTCGACATGGTGGCGCAACGGACGTGGGTGCCGAAGAACCTAATCGtgtcgcgcgcggcgaGCCGGTTCGGGCGGTCGGAGTACCTGTACTACGACTGGATCACGGTGGGGCAGCTGGCGGAGATGTCGCAGGAGGGGCTGCCGCCGGGGTCGCGCGGCATTGTTGATATTTCGGCGCGGAAGCTGGAGAACTCGGTGTCGGTGGGGAGGCTGTACGTGGCGACGGAGCCGTGGGACCTGGCGCAGGTGGGCCGGGGGCGCTACGTGAGCGCGGTGACGGCGCTGTTCGGAGAGGACTGCGTGGAGCCGCGGATCAACTGGCGGCGCGATGACACGCCGTACAGGAACAACGGCGGGATGCCGGTGTACGTGGACGTGGCGCGGGCACAGGTGAACTCGGTGCAGGAGAagccgcggctgcgggTGGACCCGGATGGGAAGTTCAAGGTAGTCCAGCTGGCGGACCTGCATCTGGTGCCCGGCAAGGGCGAGTGCCGAGACGAGTTTCCGCCGACGGAGAACTGCGAAGCAGACGTCAAAACGATGAAGTTCGTGAACGACGTGCTGGATATCGAGCGGCCCGATATGGTTGTCTACACGGGGGACCAGATCACCGGGGACCTGTGCGATAACGACGCGGAGACGCCTCTGCTGAAGGCGTTCGCGCCCGCGATCCAACGGCGGATACCGTTCGCTGTCATCTGGGGCAACCACGACGACGCCGGCTCGCTGAACCGGCTGCAGCTTTCTCAGTACGTGGAAGCGCTGCCGTTTTCGCTGTTCAAGATAGGGCCTCGCGATACTATGGACAGAAGTTTCGGGATGGGCAACTACGTCCACCAAGTGCTGGGGGAGAATGGGCACCCGGAGATCACGTTTTACTTTGTGGACACACACTCGTACGCGCCGAACCCGCGAGGGCGCCGCGTGTACGACTGGGTAAAGGAGGAGCAGTGGCAGTACTTCGAAGATTGTCACGCCAAACTCGAACACACGGAGCTCTCGCTCGCATTTTTGCATATACCGCTACCTGAATACTTGGATGTCAAGTCGAAGAAAGATCCGCAGAAGTACAACCAGTTCTTGGGCACTTTCCGGGAAGGCGTGACTGCGCCGAGACACAATTCGGGCGGTGCTGAAAGGTTGGCGAGACTAGGCGTGTCTGCTGTCACCGCCGGGCATGATCACTGTAACGACTACTGCTTGCAGACCGACTTCCGCGATATCGATCCGAAGATATGGATGTGCTATGGCGGAGCTGCCGGAGAAGGTGGCTATGGGGGATATGGCGGCACGGAGCGCCGCATCAGGATATTTGAGATAGATACTAGAGAGAAAAGAATCGAGACGTGGAAAAGACTCAACAGTTCACCAAACGATAAATTTGATGCCCACCTCATTTATCCTTGA
- the VPS38 gene encoding Vps38p (Syntenic homolog of Saccharomyces cerevisiae YLR360W (VPS38); 1-intron) has product MATMSSPQPYLLHRRLRHLRSISVCNASLVRGDTGLDMRWRLFPCFVVVEDTHGRVQYVSEVQEGRHSVVRFNELPVLEAAESQVVLRLVGQLPEPEFAGEWAEVARQQVDLNALHYVGHVELVDGLRELNVPVLEFADGHFAAARVPGRLADGAPGKFPARRSFSFNALLKLNKILEYMSQVEKESQQLVRQAEALLGQSESKQLGPGLDSAFGELEVQRKRKLAQLSALQDHACRLQANPDDEESFDSDYGSMYSELIQKKQRVHLLQERKLQRLIEIFTNTSLFSSPYVVVRTSTDSSPYDISLGKLELQTILDVDDRISINTILGYYLLFLDILAGKICYIPLPHRLAYYGSTSIIDNKFPLYLPTSSTQHHLDRFSEAVHLFNINIIQVRQFLNNLKDK; this is encoded by the exons ATGGCAACGATGAGCAGTCCGCAACCATACCTCTTACAC AGACGGCTACGGCATCTACGATCGATATCGGTGTGCAATGCAAGCCTGGTGCGCGGGGACACAGGGCTGGACATGAGATGGCGGTTATTTCCGTGCTTCGTGGTGGTGGAAGACACGCACGGGCGGGTGCAGTACGTCAGCGAGGTGCAGGAGGGGCGGCACTCGGTGGTGCGATTCAACGAGCTGCCGGTGCTGGAAGCGGCAGAGTCGCAGGTGGTGCTAAGGTTGGTGGGGCAGCTGCCGGAGCCGGAGTTTGCGGGGGAGTGGGCGGAAGTGGCGCGGCAGCAGGTGGACCTGAACGCGCTGCACTACGTGGGGCACGTGGAGCTGGTAGACGGGCTGCGGGAGCTGAACGTGCCGGTGCTGGAGTTTGCGGACGGGCACTttgcggcggcgcgggtGCCCGGCCGGCTGGCGGACGGCGCGCCGGGCAAGTTcccggcgcggcggagctTCTCGTTTAacgcgctgctgaagctCAACAAGATCCTGGAGTACATGTCGCAGGTGGAAAAAGagtcgcagcagctggtgaGGCAGGCCGAGGCGCTGCTTGGGCAGTCCGAGAGCAAGCAGCTCGGGCCAGGACTGGATTCTGCCTTCGGGGAGCTGGAGGTGCAGCGGAAGCGcaagctggcgcagctgtCGGCCCTGCAGGACCACGCGTGCAGGCTGCAGGCCAACCCGGACGACGAGGAGTCGTTCGACAGCGACTACGGGTCTATGTACTCGGAGCTGATCCAGAAGAAGCAGCGCGtgcacctgctgcaggagcgGAAGCTGCAGCGGCTCATCGAGATCTTTACTAACACATCGCTATTCAGCAGTCCGTACGTCGTGGTCCGCACCAGCACGGACTCGTCTCCGTATGATATTTCACTTGGGAAGTTAGAGCTCCAGACCATATTAGACGTAGATGATAGAATATCTATAAACACGATACTCGGGTACTATTTACTTTTCCTTGACATTCTGGCGGGCAAAATATGCTACATTCCTCTTCCACATCGCTTGGCATATTACGGCAGCACATCAATTATCGACAACAAGTTCCCATTGTATCTTCCGACATCGTCGACCCAGCATCATCTAGATCGCTTTTCTGAGGCAGTCCACCTATTCAACATAAATATCATTCAAGTTCGGCAATTTCTAAATAATCTCAAGGATAAATGA
- the LST7 gene encoding Lst7p (Syntenic homolog of Saccharomyces cerevisiae YGR057C (LST7)): MSSLLVSLTHFCDKHGPKLLVVTQCAKSAEECEKLLLPNYPSDSYCDSCHISFPTDQESKSIRSTIGERYYVSTHYSAVRYQYLTALVKKIFSEETVSYDGSPLLFYDHARGLNLAMGFKLEDPHARGNERRYCLVLTVDLRERAPAMEIVSQHWKFISGAFENMIEYIKQQRRAELLRVMQQGQVQGTSNFSSMVSGTYLRGNNLKIPKNITELTNDRLLFVRIHKWNAFILDRLGGQLD, from the coding sequence ATGTCGAGCTTACTTGTCTCTTTAACGCATTTCTGCGACAAGCACGGGCCGAAGCTGCTGGTGGTCACGCAATGCGCCAAAAGCGCCGAGGAATGCGAAAAGCTCCTGCTGCCCAACTACCCCAGCGACTCGTACTGCGACTCTTGCCACATCTCGTTTCCCACGGACCAGGAGAGCAAGTCGATCCGCAGCACGATCGGCGAGCGCTACTACGTGTCGACGCACTACTCGGCGGTGCGGTACCAGTACCTGACGGCGCTGGTCAAGAAGATATTCAGCGAGGAGACCGTGAGCTACGACGGATCGCCGCTACTGTTCTACGACCACGCGCGGGGGCTGAACCTGGCGATGGGGTTCAAGCTGGAGGACCCGCACGCGCGGGGGAACGAGCGGCGCTACTGCCTGGTGCTTACGGTGGACCTGCGAGAACGGGCGCCGGCAATGGAGATCGTGTCGCAGCACTGGAAGTTCATCTCGGGCGCGTTCGAGAACATGATCGAGTACATCaagcagcagcggcgcgcggagctgctgcgggtGATGCAGCAGGGGCAGGTGCAGGGCACATCGAACTTTTCGTCCATGGTCAGCGGCACCTATCTGCGCGGGAACAACCTGAAGATACCGAAGAACATCACGGAGCTGACCAACGATAGACTGCTGTTCGTCAGGATACACAAGTGGAATGCATTTATACTGGATAGACTGGGAGGGCAGCTGGACTGA
- the ADE13 gene encoding adenylosuccinase ADE13 (Syntenic homolog of Saccharomyces cerevisiae YLR359W (ADE13)), producing MSEFDKYATPLSSRYASEEMSSLFSLRHRFSTWRKLWLNLAIAEKELGLSVITDEAIAQMREHLTITDEEIAQAAKQEAIVRHDVMAQVHTFGETCPAAAGIIHLGATSCFVTDNADLIFMRDAYDIIIPKLVNVINRLSKFACEYKDLPVLGWTHFQPAQLTTLGKRATLWIQELLWDLRNFVRARNDIGLRGVKGTTGTQASFLALFHGDHDRVEALDKRVTELLGFDIVYPVTGQTYSRKIDIDILAPLSSFAATAHKMATDIRLLANLKEVEEPFEKTQIGSSAMAYKRNPMRCERVCSLARHLGSLFNDAVQTASVQWFERTLDDSAIRRISLPSAFLTADILLSTLLNISSGMVVYPKVIERRIKSELPFMATENVIMAMVEKGASRQEVHEAIRVLSHQAAAVVKEEGGDNDLIERIKADAFFQPIWNELDSLLDPSTFVGRAPQQVEKFINNDVKSALAPFSEHITDAAFNLNV from the coding sequence ATGTCTGAGTTTGATAAGTACGCTACACCCCTCTCCTCGCGTTATGCGTCTGAGGAGATGTCATCGCTCTTCTCCTTGAGACACAGGTTTTCTACTTGGAGAAAGCTCTGGCTAAACCTGGCCATTGCCGAGAAGGAACTCGGGCTGTCTGTCATCACAGATGAGGCCATTGCACAGATGAGGGAGCATCTCACGATCACCGATGAGGAGATTGCTCAGGCCGCTAAGCAAGAGGCGATTGTGAGACATGACGTTATGGCGCAGGTCCATACCTTTGGTGAAACCTgccctgcagcagcaggtaTCATACATTTGGGCGCTACCTCTTGTTTTGTTACCGATAACGCGGACCTGATCTTCATGCGCGATGCTTATGACATTATTATTCCGAAATTGGTGAACGTCATCAACAGGCTCTCAAAGTTTGCTTGCGAATATAAGGATTTACCAGTTCTTGGATGGACTCATTTCCAGCCGGCACAGCTCACGACCCTTGGGAAGAGAGCCACCCTGTGGATCCAGGAACTTCTCTGGGACCTGCGGAACTTTGTAAGAGCGAGAAACGATATCGGGCTAAGAGGTGTCAAGGGTACTACCGGTACTCAAGCGTCCTTCCTGGCGTTATTTCATGGCGACCACGACAGGGTCGAAGCGTTGGACAAGAGAGTTACAGAGCTACTGGGGTTCGACATTGTCTACCCGGTGACTGGCCAGACATATTCCAGAAAGATAGATATTGACATTCTGGCACCGCTATCATCTTTTGCCGCCACTGCGCACAAGATGGCCACCGACATCAGGTTGTTGGCAAACCTGAAGGAAGTGGAGGAACCCTTTGAGAAGACCCAGATTGGGTCTTCAGCGATGGCATACAAGAGAAACCCCATGAGATGCGAGCGCGTCTGCTCTCTGGCCCGCCATCTGGGCTCTCTATTTAACGACGCTGTTCAGACAGCCTCGGTCCAATGGTTTGAGAGGACCTTGGACGACTCGGCCATTAGAAGAATCTCGCTCCCTAGTGCATTTTTGACTGCCGACATTCTTTTGAGTACTTTGTTGAACATTTCATCCGGTATGGTGGTCTATCCAAAGGTCATCGAAAGAAGAATCAAGAGCGAGCTGCCGTTCATGGCCACCGAGAACGTGATCATGGCCATGGTCGAGAAGGGCGCCTCGAGACAGGAGGTGCACGAGGCCATCAGGGTCCTGTCCCACCAGGCGGCCGCTGTCGTCAAGGAAGAGGGCGGTGACAACGACCTGATCGAGCGGATCAAGGCCGACGCCTTCTTCCAGCCCATCTGGAACGAGCTGGATTCCCTGCTGGACCCCTCCACGTTTGTGGGCAGGGCCCCACAGCAGGTGGAGAAGTTCATCAACAACGACGTCAAATCTGCATTGGCCCCCTTCAGCGAACACATCACCGATGCCGCGTTCAACCTTAACGTCTGA